One window of Chamaesiphon minutus PCC 6605 genomic DNA carries:
- a CDS encoding sensor histidine kinase: protein MFQTTRRRLAIWYTTVTAIVLLMFAIGMYIYVRGTLIERIDDTLNHVVEVVSRSISIERVQTPGVNGELQINVGASFQDNSDRIDDDRIDLEVFNLSGKLLWSTLKEPLDLPVWIDLDGSTVRVGNNAMGQNQRILRQITAPISSIDGRLAGFLRVSHPWFEVTKPTELLTIDLTIGICLVLTSVAAIGWLLSGIAIEPVKASYQQLKQFTADASHELRNPIATIQTNVQVALGEEPLAPQQRQQLQTIERLTRRLGKLVDDLLFLARQDSSTLTPQFCPVPLDALLMETIEEQQLAAAARGIALTLEIVDPIVSAEDKDIDAFSILGDWDRLARLFTNLLTNAIQYTPPQDTHSGFSAMDRSEIKVQLKQIFRQNTAYLQVKVSDTGIGIPDTALPHLFDRFYRVDPARTATASDVSSGSGLGLAIVQSIVASHQGELSIESQVNVGTTVTAIFKAVAIRSS from the coding sequence ATGTTCCAAACTACCCGCCGCCGTTTGGCAATTTGGTACACTACCGTTACCGCGATCGTGTTGCTGATGTTTGCGATCGGCATGTATATCTACGTCCGAGGTACGCTGATCGAGCGGATCGACGATACGTTAAATCATGTTGTGGAAGTTGTCAGTCGATCGATTTCGATCGAAAGAGTGCAGACTCCAGGGGTTAATGGCGAGCTACAAATTAATGTGGGCGCGAGTTTTCAGGATAATTCGGATCGGATCGATGACGATCGGATCGATCTGGAAGTATTTAATCTCAGTGGTAAATTATTGTGGTCTACGCTCAAAGAACCGCTCGATCTGCCAGTATGGATCGATCTCGATGGTTCTACCGTGCGTGTTGGCAACAATGCAATGGGGCAAAATCAACGCATTCTCCGGCAAATTACCGCCCCAATCAGTAGCATCGATGGCCGATTGGCGGGCTTTTTGAGGGTCAGTCACCCTTGGTTTGAAGTCACCAAACCGACTGAGCTATTGACAATCGATCTAACGATCGGGATTTGCTTGGTACTGACTAGCGTAGCTGCGATCGGGTGGTTATTATCGGGAATTGCGATCGAGCCTGTCAAAGCTTCTTATCAACAGCTCAAACAGTTTACCGCCGATGCTTCTCACGAACTCCGCAATCCGATCGCGACGATTCAAACTAATGTCCAAGTAGCACTGGGCGAGGAACCCTTAGCACCCCAGCAACGCCAACAGCTTCAGACGATCGAACGGTTGACGCGGCGGTTGGGTAAGTTGGTAGACGATTTGTTATTTCTGGCGCGTCAAGATAGCAGCACCCTCACACCGCAGTTTTGTCCCGTGCCGCTAGATGCCCTACTAATGGAAACGATCGAAGAACAGCAGTTAGCCGCCGCAGCTAGAGGAATCGCGCTAACACTGGAGATTGTCGATCCGATCGTATCCGCCGAAGACAAAGATATCGATGCGTTTAGCATTCTTGGCGATTGGGATCGATTGGCGCGGCTATTTACCAATCTGCTGACTAATGCGATTCAGTACACGCCGCCTCAAGACACACACAGCGGTTTTTCTGCGATGGATCGATCGGAAATCAAAGTGCAGCTCAAACAAATCTTTCGCCAAAATACTGCCTATTTGCAAGTCAAAGTTAGCGACACAGGCATCGGTATTCCCGACACTGCACTGCCGCATTTATTCGACAGATTTTATCGTGTCGATCCGGCGCGCACGGCGACTGCTTCAGATGTCAGTAGTGGTTCTGGTTTGGGTTTGGCGATCGTCCAATCGATCGTCGCCAGTCATCAGGGCGAATTATCGATCGAGTCTCAAGTCAATGTCGGTACGACTGTGACGGCAATTTTTAAGGCAGTGGCAATTCGATCTTCATAA
- a CDS encoding SpoIID/LytB domain-containing protein: MLIRLLHLGIQTSWFSLFIWLLAAIPVAAEQVRIAIAQNIDRVNLSTSTPAIISDGNGQKIGELQPMQGLLTSANDDRVVTGNTQATKILWVKPQQNGYVWIGDRWYRGSVQAIATTNRLVVVNHVNLEQYLYSVLGSEMSPTFPLEALKAQAVAARTYALYRSQSTSKKSFDLDNTQTSQVYRGLSGESDTTQTAVNATLGQIMTYQGKPILAVFHSASGGHTENVEDIWSGRKPYLRGVPDYDIGSPGYEWSQTFTGAQLSQSLKVSQVKSLVPDRVTPFGSVVSLKIIGDTTKILPGSQVRTALKLRSLRFTIAPTPTGFLFTGRGYGHALGMSQWGAYNLAEQGMSYAQILAHYYRGVELSRE, translated from the coding sequence ATGCTGATTCGCCTGCTGCATCTAGGCATTCAAACTAGCTGGTTTTCCCTCTTCATCTGGCTGCTGGCCGCGATCCCCGTCGCTGCCGAGCAAGTCCGCATTGCCATCGCCCAAAATATCGATCGAGTCAATCTGAGTACTTCTACTCCGGCCATTATTAGCGATGGGAATGGCCAAAAAATCGGCGAACTCCAGCCGATGCAAGGATTGCTTACTAGTGCGAATGACGATCGCGTAGTTACTGGCAATACTCAAGCGACCAAAATATTATGGGTCAAACCTCAACAAAATGGCTATGTCTGGATCGGCGATCGCTGGTATCGCGGCTCGGTACAGGCGATCGCTACCACCAACCGTCTGGTGGTCGTCAACCATGTCAATCTCGAGCAGTATCTCTACAGCGTTTTGGGATCGGAGATGAGTCCGACTTTTCCGCTCGAAGCTCTCAAAGCTCAAGCCGTCGCCGCACGTACCTACGCCCTCTATCGCAGCCAATCCACCAGCAAAAAATCATTCGATCTGGATAATACCCAAACTAGTCAAGTCTATCGCGGTCTATCTGGCGAATCAGACACCACTCAGACCGCTGTCAATGCCACTCTCGGTCAAATTATGACTTACCAAGGCAAACCGATTTTAGCCGTCTTTCACTCGGCTTCTGGCGGCCATACAGAAAACGTCGAAGATATTTGGTCGGGTCGTAAGCCGTATTTGCGGGGTGTCCCAGATTACGATATCGGTTCGCCAGGATATGAGTGGAGCCAAACTTTTACCGGAGCACAACTGAGTCAAAGTCTCAAGGTTTCCCAAGTCAAATCCCTCGTACCCGATCGCGTCACGCCTTTTGGCAGTGTCGTCAGTCTCAAGATTATTGGCGACACTACTAAAATTTTACCTGGGTCTCAGGTCAGAACCGCACTCAAACTCCGCAGCCTGCGTTTTACGATCGCGCCGACACCCACGGGTTTTCTCTTTACCGGACGCGGTTACGGCCATGCTTTGGGGATGAGTCAATGGGGTGCCTACAATCTCGCCGAGCAAGGGATGAGCTATGCCCAGATTTTAGCTCACTATTATCGGGGCGTTGAGTTGAGTAGGGAATAG
- a CDS encoding DegT/DnrJ/EryC1/StrS family aminotransferase, translating into MSNIPPLDLKRQYQAIGADVSAAVLEVLASGAYIGGPMVQNFEQKFATYIGTTECVGCNSGTDALYLALRAMNIGAGDEVITTPFTFIATAETISAVGAQPVFVDIDLATFNLDLDRLAAAITPRTKAIMPVHLFGNPVDLTKLMSIATQHNLIVIEDCAQATGAKWNGKQVGSIGHFGCFSFFPTKNLGACGDGGAITINDPALAADLRMFREHGSRQRYYHEAIGVNSRLDAIQAAILQIKLQHLDTWNQQRAAVAARYQDLLANIPGIITPQATPGGESAWNQYTIRVVAPAGVEPAAHRDRVRASLLEAGVISMIYYPLPLHLQAVYQDLGYPAGSFPNTELVSHEVLSLPMFPEITFEEQQRVVYALKDAMEG; encoded by the coding sequence GTGAGTAACATCCCCCCTCTTGACCTCAAACGGCAGTATCAAGCGATCGGTGCTGATGTCAGTGCAGCGGTATTAGAAGTTCTAGCCAGCGGTGCTTATATTGGCGGCCCGATGGTGCAGAACTTCGAGCAAAAATTCGCCACTTATATCGGCACCACTGAATGCGTCGGCTGTAATTCCGGCACGGATGCCCTGTATCTAGCCTTAAGAGCGATGAACATCGGTGCGGGGGATGAAGTAATTACTACACCCTTTACTTTCATTGCTACGGCTGAAACTATCAGTGCCGTCGGCGCACAGCCAGTATTTGTCGATATCGATCTGGCGACATTCAATCTCGATCTCGATCGGTTGGCAGCCGCGATTACACCGCGTACCAAGGCAATTATGCCCGTACATTTATTCGGCAATCCGGTAGATCTGACCAAGCTGATGTCGATCGCGACGCAGCATAATTTAATCGTCATTGAAGACTGCGCGCAAGCAACAGGTGCCAAATGGAATGGCAAACAAGTCGGCAGTATCGGTCATTTTGGCTGTTTTAGTTTCTTTCCCACTAAAAATCTCGGTGCTTGTGGCGATGGTGGCGCGATTACTATCAACGATCCCGCGCTAGCCGCCGACTTACGCATGTTCCGCGAACATGGCAGCCGTCAGCGATATTATCATGAAGCGATCGGGGTCAACAGCCGTCTCGATGCCATCCAAGCCGCTATTCTCCAGATCAAACTCCAACATCTCGATACTTGGAACCAACAGCGAGCCGCCGTTGCTGCGCGCTATCAAGATTTGCTCGCCAATATTCCAGGCATTATTACCCCTCAAGCTACTCCTGGCGGCGAATCTGCTTGGAATCAATACACGATTAGAGTCGTTGCGCCTGCGGGAGTAGAGCCAGCCGCCCATCGCGACCGCGTCCGTGCTAGTCTGCTCGAAGCTGGCGTCATCTCAATGATTTATTATCCGCTGCCCCTACATTTACAAGCAGTATATCAAGACCTCGGTTATCCTGCTGGCAGCTTCCCCAATACCGAATTAGTCAGCCATGAGGTGTTGTCGTTGCCGATGTTTCCCGAAATTACCTTTGAAGAACAGCAACGGGTTGTATATGCGCTTAAAGATGCGATGGAGGGCTAA
- a CDS encoding low molecular weight protein tyrosine phosphatase family protein — MDRPYDVEIILRFESAFMYREQLLFVCSRNQWRSPTAAALFDNSERYIAKSAGTSDSARIKITPGLINWADRIFVMEKRHTAILQRNYPDLIEGKSVIVLHISDDYQYQDPELIEILESRLAEYLE; from the coding sequence GTGGATCGACCGTATGATGTAGAAATTATCCTTCGATTCGAGTCAGCGTTTATGTATCGCGAACAGTTGTTATTTGTTTGTAGTCGGAACCAATGGCGGAGTCCGACCGCAGCAGCTTTGTTTGATAATAGCGAGCGATATATTGCCAAATCCGCAGGTACGTCAGATAGTGCCAGGATAAAAATTACCCCTGGCTTAATCAATTGGGCCGATCGAATTTTTGTGATGGAAAAACGTCACACTGCTATTCTCCAGCGCAACTATCCCGATTTAATCGAGGGAAAATCGGTCATAGTTTTACATATTAGCGACGATTATCAATATCAAGATCCAGAATTAATCGAAATTCTGGAATCTCGTCTGGCTGAATACCTAGAATAA
- a CDS encoding TRAP transporter small permease subunit has translation MRALLNFSRAIDKITEFVGSLTAGMVILTILVGFYNVIARYVGRLIGIQLSSNALIELQWYLFSMMFFLGFAYILKHGANVRVDFLYTNWTVKQQALVDFIGTILFTIPFCVLGIWVAIDPVLQSWGLLPNGNWGTWEISSDANGLPRAPIKTMIIVAFATLLLQAIAQAIKYLAVYKGYPHAAEIIQADIENLPLE, from the coding sequence ATGCGCGCCCTGTTGAACTTTTCGCGCGCGATCGATAAAATCACCGAGTTCGTCGGCAGTTTGACTGCGGGGATGGTCATCCTCACGATCTTAGTTGGTTTTTATAATGTCATCGCTCGGTATGTGGGTCGATTGATTGGCATCCAATTATCTTCCAACGCGCTCATCGAATTGCAGTGGTATTTATTTTCGATGATGTTCTTTTTAGGGTTCGCCTACATTCTCAAGCACGGTGCCAATGTAAGGGTCGATTTTCTTTATACCAATTGGACTGTTAAGCAACAAGCCTTAGTCGATTTTATCGGTACGATCTTATTTACGATTCCCTTTTGTGTTTTAGGAATTTGGGTCGCGATCGATCCAGTATTGCAATCTTGGGGACTTTTACCCAACGGGAATTGGGGCACTTGGGAAATTTCTTCAGATGCGAATGGTTTGCCCCGCGCCCCGATTAAGACGATGATTATTGTTGCTTTTGCGACTTTGTTGCTTCAAGCGATCGCCCAAGCTATCAAGTATCTAGCTGTTTATAAAGGCTATCCTCATGCTGCCGAAATCATTCAAGCAGATATCGAGAATTTACCTCTAGAATAG
- the dctP gene encoding TRAP transporter substrate-binding protein DctP translates to MKRKQFVRAAIASTVSGAALVSCRARKRSSGSGAGLPTINWQMATSWPISLDTIFGGATTFADRLAAITDGRFKITPRPAGELAPPLEVLNVVSQGAVPCGHTAAYYYVGKTPAAAFGTSVPFGLNGQQQNAWLYEGGGLKLLQVLYARKFGIIQFPAGNTGGQMGGWFRKEISTLNDLKGLKMRIPGLGGQVMAKLGVTVQTLPGSEIFQALQTGAIDAAEWVGPYDDEKLGLNRVAEYYYYPGWWEPGPTLEVQINLKEWQKLPPVYQAAVQTAAFEANMTMLARYDARNNQALQRLIKNGVKLRSYSPEILAAAEKASFELYDDFAAKDADFKQIFDEWKQFRDRIYAWNNINSASFDRFSYAKLKS, encoded by the coding sequence GTGAAACGGAAACAATTTGTCCGAGCGGCGATCGCCAGTACGGTCTCAGGGGCTGCTCTAGTGTCCTGTAGAGCGCGAAAAAGGTCTTCAGGATCGGGGGCTGGCTTACCGACTATTAACTGGCAAATGGCGACCAGTTGGCCGATCTCGCTCGATACCATCTTTGGTGGTGCCACAACCTTTGCAGATCGCTTGGCGGCGATTACCGATGGTAGGTTTAAGATTACCCCGCGTCCGGCTGGCGAACTCGCTCCGCCGCTAGAGGTACTCAATGTCGTATCTCAAGGAGCCGTCCCCTGCGGTCATACTGCGGCCTATTACTATGTGGGCAAAACTCCCGCTGCGGCTTTTGGGACTAGCGTCCCCTTTGGACTCAACGGTCAACAGCAAAATGCGTGGCTGTATGAGGGCGGTGGTTTAAAATTATTGCAAGTACTCTACGCGCGGAAGTTTGGAATTATTCAATTCCCGGCGGGTAATACTGGCGGTCAGATGGGGGGCTGGTTTCGGAAGGAAATCTCGACCCTTAACGATCTCAAAGGCTTGAAGATGCGGATTCCTGGCTTGGGCGGACAAGTGATGGCAAAACTGGGCGTCACCGTGCAAACTCTCCCAGGTAGCGAAATTTTTCAAGCATTGCAGACAGGAGCCATCGATGCAGCAGAATGGGTGGGGCCTTACGATGACGAAAAATTGGGATTGAATAGAGTTGCCGAATATTATTATTATCCTGGCTGGTGGGAACCAGGGCCGACGCTAGAAGTTCAAATCAACCTTAAGGAATGGCAAAAACTCCCACCTGTCTACCAAGCGGCAGTTCAAACTGCGGCCTTTGAAGCCAACATGACAATGCTAGCTCGTTACGATGCCCGGAATAATCAAGCTCTCCAACGCTTGATTAAAAATGGTGTGAAGTTGCGTTCTTACAGCCCAGAGATTTTAGCAGCAGCAGAAAAGGCATCGTTTGAGTTGTACGACGATTTCGCTGCCAAAGATGCCGATTTCAAGCAGATCTTTGATGAATGGAAACAATTTCGCGATCGGATCTATGCCTGGAATAATATTAATTCCGCCAGTTTCGATCGATTTAGTTATGCCAAATTAAAATCCTAA
- a CDS encoding tetratricopeptide repeat protein: MTGYLSTEKFQKAALLSNFTPSIMAPQVLEDILVQRHELVADLVDRIVISITTENKHFPLLIGARGMGKTHLVSIVYNRIKDRKDLQERVIIAWLREEEWGISSWLDLVVRIFRSIGEEYPDTELGSISINNITILQSHSPMEAEVYADSLLAELVGKKTLFLIIENLDDIFDGLGTEGQQRLRAFLQEYKCCTILATTPVLFQGILSGKESFYGWFTRFNLQPFTHENAIELLTNIAAQSGDKELASFLHTPAGSARVRAVHRLAGGNPRVYTLFAQLITKQDLDSLVGAFMKMLDDLMPYYQSRMAMLSPQQRKIVAYLVDNTEAVIVKDIATWCFATPQTISSQLKDLKGKGYVKSESYGKESYYELTEVLMRLCLEVKKYRGKEVESLIEMIRIWYRPEEIKAQFDRLMLSGNLEHAQYYKHALEDSRPHPMLLACESDFQKSIELGDAKSALQVWQELAHVQNISVEMSQPIADLIVAEKFDEARAAIRDLLDTDRESTNSTQVETVEELFLQGLLLYEAEEWAAALVMFDRCLKQNPQNIILLLMYGNTLGELGKDEEAIEIYDLAIQLQPGNYLAWDARGRTLAKLDRHYEAIASFERLIASQPKNSIGWFNRGVSELSLGNQEKAINDFDIAIHYYPELYQAWGNRASALIELDRCQEAIDSCNRALKIQPNDIISLNILAVALGYLDKYEEAIEIHDRVIKIDPNRPTTWLNRGVELLNLGRYEESIYSYDKAIQINPKFHDAWHNKGSALYKLGRYQESLDAWRQAIEIEPDRFNSWHAIGFALFHLDNYNESLTIWRKAFNLIRHAKPSNTSSLIQELFDKEILNKFQQPAVRDLMPQLLEIYTEAEVLPELGVALTRNLKAVMSPIISDYTTNEWLKMWQELGKPHQELGLALKMVAAGVKYKQNPQDKRIFLALPQELRPLLREALGLEGDG; the protein is encoded by the coding sequence ATGACTGGCTATCTGTCTACAGAAAAATTTCAAAAAGCAGCACTATTATCCAACTTCACGCCGAGCATTATGGCTCCGCAGGTGTTGGAAGATATTTTGGTGCAGCGTCACGAGCTAGTCGCCGATTTAGTCGATCGCATTGTCATTAGTATCACTACCGAAAATAAGCATTTTCCATTGCTAATTGGTGCGCGGGGGATGGGGAAAACTCATTTAGTATCGATCGTCTATAACCGGATTAAGGATCGGAAAGATTTGCAAGAGCGGGTAATTATTGCTTGGTTGCGCGAAGAAGAATGGGGAATTAGTTCGTGGTTAGATTTAGTCGTGCGGATTTTTCGATCGATCGGCGAAGAATATCCCGATACGGAACTTGGATCGATCTCCATTAATAATATTACTATTCTACAAAGTCATTCGCCAATGGAGGCAGAAGTATATGCTGATAGCTTATTAGCTGAGTTGGTAGGTAAGAAAACCTTATTTTTAATTATCGAAAATCTCGACGACATATTCGATGGCTTGGGTACGGAAGGACAACAGCGGTTGAGAGCATTTTTACAGGAATATAAATGCTGTACGATCCTCGCTACTACGCCAGTTTTATTTCAGGGTATTCTCAGTGGGAAGGAGTCTTTCTATGGTTGGTTTACACGGTTCAATTTACAACCATTCACTCACGAAAATGCGATCGAACTATTAACTAATATTGCCGCACAATCGGGGGATAAAGAGTTAGCAAGTTTCCTGCACACTCCCGCAGGTTCGGCGAGAGTTCGCGCGGTGCATCGGTTAGCTGGTGGCAATCCGCGCGTTTATACGCTGTTCGCTCAACTAATTACCAAGCAAGATCTCGATAGTCTCGTCGGCGCATTTATGAAGATGCTCGACGATTTGATGCCCTATTATCAATCGCGGATGGCGATGCTATCGCCACAACAGCGCAAGATTGTCGCGTATTTAGTCGATAACACGGAAGCGGTAATTGTCAAAGATATTGCAACTTGGTGTTTTGCTACGCCGCAGACGATTTCTAGTCAATTAAAAGATCTTAAAGGCAAAGGATATGTCAAATCGGAATCGTACGGGAAGGAATCTTATTACGAGCTAACCGAAGTATTGATGCGGCTCTGCCTGGAGGTAAAAAAATATCGCGGTAAGGAGGTAGAATCTTTAATCGAGATGATTCGGATCTGGTATCGTCCAGAAGAAATTAAAGCACAATTCGATCGACTAATGTTATCGGGTAATCTAGAACACGCCCAATACTATAAACATGCACTCGAAGATTCGCGCCCTCATCCGATGTTACTGGCTTGCGAATCTGATTTTCAGAAGTCGATCGAACTAGGTGATGCTAAATCGGCTCTGCAAGTATGGCAAGAATTAGCCCACGTTCAAAATATTAGCGTGGAGATGTCTCAACCGATCGCGGATCTGATAGTAGCTGAAAAATTCGATGAAGCAAGAGCGGCAATTCGAGATCTATTAGATACCGATCGGGAATCGACAAATTCAACTCAGGTTGAAACTGTTGAAGAATTATTTTTACAAGGATTACTATTATATGAAGCAGAAGAGTGGGCTGCTGCTTTAGTAATGTTCGATCGCTGCTTAAAGCAGAATCCACAAAATATCATCTTGTTACTTATGTATGGAAATACGTTAGGTGAGCTAGGTAAGGATGAAGAAGCAATTGAAATTTATGACCTAGCGATTCAACTTCAACCAGGAAATTATCTAGCTTGGGATGCTCGTGGTAGAACATTAGCAAAATTAGATAGACATTATGAAGCAATTGCTAGTTTCGAGCGATTGATTGCAAGTCAACCGAAAAATTCAATAGGTTGGTTCAATCGTGGTGTTTCAGAGTTATCTTTGGGTAATCAAGAAAAAGCAATTAATGATTTTGACATAGCAATACACTACTATCCTGAATTATATCAAGCTTGGGGTAATCGGGCATCAGCATTAATTGAGCTAGATAGATGTCAAGAGGCAATTGATAGCTGCAATCGAGCTTTGAAAATTCAACCAAATGACATTATTTCACTCAACATTCTTGCTGTGGCATTAGGATACTTGGATAAATATGAAGAGGCTATTGAAATTCACGATCGCGTGATTAAAATAGATCCAAATAGACCAACAACATGGCTTAATCGAGGTGTCGAGTTACTAAATTTAGGTAGATATGAGGAATCTATATATAGTTATGACAAAGCCATTCAAATCAATCCTAAGTTTCATGATGCTTGGCACAACAAAGGAAGTGCTCTTTATAAATTAGGTCGATATCAAGAATCACTAGATGCTTGGCGGCAGGCTATTGAGATCGAGCCAGACAGATTTAACTCTTGGCACGCCATCGGATTTGCACTGTTCCATCTTGATAATTATAATGAATCCTTGACCATTTGGCGAAAAGCATTTAATCTTATTAGACATGCTAAACCTAGCAATACTAGTAGCCTTATTCAAGAATTATTCGATAAGGAAATATTGAATAAATTCCAACAACCAGCCGTTCGCGATCTGATGCCGCAATTGCTCGAAATTTATACTGAGGCTGAAGTATTGCCAGAATTAGGCGTAGCATTGACTCGCAATCTCAAAGCAGTGATGTCACCGATTATTAGTGACTATACTACCAATGAGTGGCTGAAAATGTGGCAAGAATTGGGTAAACCGCATCAAGAGTTAGGATTGGCTCTGAAGATGGTAGCCGCAGGGGTTAAATACAAGCAAAATCCGCAGGATAAGCGGATCTTTCTGGCGTTACCGCAGGAGCTACGTCCATTATTGCGGGAGGCGTTGGGATTGGAAGGCGATGGTTAA
- a CDS encoding TRAP transporter large permease subunit encodes MGFELIEIDTEWLAIAMFAGFFAILMTGYPVSFSFAGTAIVFGIIGYLMDAFDPSRLLLLPNNWFGTMSNFTLLAIPFFVFLGSVLEKSGIAEELLETIGIVLGPLRGGLALAVVLVGTLLAATTGVVAATVIIMGTISLPVMLRYGYDKQLAAGVIVASGTLAQLIPPSLVLLVLSDQLGVSVGDLFLGALIPGLMLSASYAIYVLILAYFKPHLAPALPLSVRQIKGKALVKKCIKAVLPPSLLIFAILGSIFFGLATPTEAGAVGAVGACGLAALNRKLNWQLITTAAHATAVVSTVVVMILFCSSFFSLVFDALGGKELITELLVDLPGGKIAFLIVSNIVIFLLGVFLEFIEICFIAMPLLVPAAQKLGLDMVWFGVVMAINLQTAFISPPVGFSLFYLQSVAPPELKTIDIHKSAIPFVALQFTMLLIVMIFPQTVTWLVSLAAKPVL; translated from the coding sequence ATGGGTTTTGAGTTGATAGAAATCGATACTGAGTGGCTGGCAATAGCCATGTTTGCGGGCTTTTTTGCAATCTTGATGACTGGCTATCCCGTATCATTTTCCTTTGCTGGTACCGCGATCGTGTTTGGGATAATTGGCTACCTAATGGATGCCTTCGATCCTAGCCGTTTGTTATTGCTGCCGAATAATTGGTTCGGTACGATGTCCAACTTTACGCTCTTAGCCATTCCCTTTTTTGTCTTCCTGGGTTCCGTCCTAGAAAAATCGGGCATCGCCGAAGAATTATTAGAAACGATCGGGATTGTTTTAGGCCCTTTGCGTGGGGGATTGGCATTAGCAGTAGTTTTAGTCGGTACCCTATTAGCCGCGACGACAGGGGTGGTAGCCGCGACTGTAATTATTATGGGCACGATCTCCCTACCTGTAATGCTGAGGTATGGTTACGACAAACAATTAGCCGCTGGAGTCATCGTTGCTTCGGGCACCCTCGCTCAGTTAATTCCCCCCAGCTTGGTGTTATTGGTATTGAGCGATCAGTTGGGCGTGTCGGTGGGCGATTTGTTCTTAGGGGCGTTAATTCCGGGGCTGATGTTATCGGCTTCCTATGCCATCTACGTATTAATCCTTGCCTATTTCAAACCCCACCTCGCACCCGCCCTACCTTTATCCGTCCGACAGATTAAAGGCAAAGCGTTGGTCAAAAAGTGCATCAAAGCAGTTTTACCCCCCTCACTGCTGATTTTTGCCATCTTAGGGAGCATTTTCTTTGGTCTTGCCACCCCGACAGAAGCAGGGGCGGTCGGGGCGGTCGGGGCTTGTGGCTTGGCCGCTCTCAATCGCAAACTCAATTGGCAACTGATTACCACGGCGGCTCACGCGACGGCGGTGGTATCGACGGTAGTAGTGATGATTTTGTTTTGCTCGTCGTTTTTTAGTCTAGTTTTTGATGCGCTAGGGGGCAAAGAATTAATTACCGAATTATTGGTCGATTTGCCTGGTGGTAAAATCGCTTTTTTGATTGTCAGTAATATTGTGATTTTTCTGCTCGGTGTCTTCCTCGAATTCATCGAAATTTGCTTTATTGCGATGCCGCTATTAGTCCCCGCTGCGCAGAAATTGGGACTCGATATGGTGTGGTTTGGGGTGGTGATGGCCATTAACTTACAAACAGCTTTTATTTCACCACCCGTTGGTTTTTCGCTCTTTTATCTCCAAAGTGTCGCGCCCCCAGAACTCAAGACGATCGATATTCATAAGAGTGCGATCCCGTTTGTAGCTTTGCAATTTACGATGTTACTCATCGTGATGATTTTTCCGCAAACTGTGACTTGGCTGGTTAGTCTCGCGGCGAAACCAGTTTTGTGA
- a CDS encoding LuxR C-terminal-related transcriptional regulator, with the protein MKELSEREREIMQLLTKGFRDRDIAKICTMDY; encoded by the coding sequence ATCAAAGAGCTTTCAGAGCGGGAACGGGAAATAATGCAGCTTTTGACAAAGGGATTTCGCGATCGAGATATTGCCAAGATTTGCACGATGGACTACTAA
- a CDS encoding response regulator, producing the protein MTNTINNSILNILLVEDDEVDVMKVQRAFEAGNITNPLYIASNGIEALEMLRGKPGQPAVVPPDRRLILLDLNMPTMNGLRFLQELRADEKIRHTTVVVFATSNAESDKIESYGLNVAGYIHKPTRFEEFVELLVAINNYWTLCQMN; encoded by the coding sequence ATGACAAACACGATAAACAACTCAATCCTGAATATCTTACTAGTCGAAGATGATGAAGTAGATGTGATGAAAGTACAACGAGCTTTTGAGGCTGGAAACATTACTAATCCTTTATATATTGCTAGCAATGGAATTGAGGCTTTAGAAATGTTACGTGGTAAACCAGGACAACCTGCTGTCGTTCCTCCCGATCGGCGACTGATTCTACTAGACTTGAATATGCCCACAATGAATGGGCTAAGATTTTTACAGGAATTGCGGGCGGATGAAAAAATTAGGCATACTACAGTAGTGGTGTTTGCGACATCTAATGCAGAAAGCGATAAAATCGAAAGCTATGGTTTAAATGTTGCTGGTTACATCCATAAACCTACAAGATTTGAAGAATTTGTCGAGCTTCTTGTGGCGATAAATAACTATTGGACGTTGTGCCAAATGAATTAG